A region of the bacterium genome:
CAGGCGAAGGCCGAGTTGGGCTACGCCTCGGTACCAGATGTGCGCGTCTCGCGGAGAGGCACCCGCGAGCGAATGAACGATCGCGCAGATGCTGGCTATGGCGAGTGTCACCGGCAGGAGCACGAAAGACGAGATCGGTCGAAGAATCCCGCGAATGCGTCTGACAATCCCCATGCCCAGAAACTAGCAGCCGGCGCAGCGTTCGAAAGCGCTTGCCCGCCGGTTGTCGGGATGCATCATAATGCACCTCGTTTCGATGGAGAGGAGAGCGGATGGGCAACGATCCGGGAACGCGCCGGATGAAGTTCTGGGGCTGGGGCTGGGATGATGAGGGGCCGGATGAGGCGACCTGTGGGAAACTCGCTGTGGGCCTGGGGAAGCGTTTCGGCCGCGAGTTGACCGTCGAGCCCTATCCCAAAATCGATCAAATTGATCTGCCCGTTCCGCGCATTGCGCGGCCGAAGAGACTCGAGTCCATCCTGACTGACGATCCCTGGGAGCGCGCACGTCACACGTACGGGCGCTCCTACAGAGATATCGTGCGCGGTTTTCGGCGCGAATTTTCGTCGCCCCCGGACTGGGTCGCAATACCGGACGACGAAGATCAGCTCGTCTCGCTGCTCGACTGGTGTGCTGATGCGAATCTGGCCGCAATCCCGTTTGGCGGTGGTTCCAGTGTGGTCGGTGGTGTCGAGTGCTCGGTTGGCGACGAGTACGCTGGAGTGATCAGCATCGATCTGGCCGGTCTGTCCGAGGTCATCGAGATCGATCGCGAAAGCCGCGCCGCCCGCATCCAGGCGGGAATCTACGGCCCCGCCCTCGAAGACGCGCTACGGCCCCACGGCCTCACTTTGCGCCACTTTCCACAGTCCTTCGAGTTCTCCACGTTGGGAGGCTGGATCGCCACGCGCAGCGGTGGTCACTACGCCACTCGCTATACCCACATAGACGACTTCGTCGAGTCCATGCGCGTGCTCACTCCCAGCGGCTGGTTCGAAAGTCGCAGACTGCCCGGGAGCGGTGCCGGGCCGAGTCCGGATCGCCTGCAGATCGGGGCGGAAGGGACGCTTGGGATCATTACCGAGGCCTGGATGCGCCTACAGGATCGACCGGGTTTTCGGGCGAATGCGAGTGTCAGCTTCGAGAATTTCGAATCCGCCGTGAGCGCCGTTCGCGCCCTTTCGCAATCGGGCCTCGAACCGGCGAACTGCCGTCTTCTGGACGCCAACGAGGCCGCTGCTTCTGCAGGAGGATCGGGCAGCGAGACCCTGGTGATTCTGGGATTCGAATCCGCCGATCACGCACTCGACGCCTGGATCGCGCGCGCCGCTGAACTCTGTCGCGATCACGGCGGTGTCGTACCTCAAGACGCCATCCGCACGCGCACCGACGCGGCGGCCTCGCGCGAAGGCAAGTCCGGTGCGTGGCGCAACTCCTTCATCAGAGCTCCCTACGCGCGCGACGCGATGGTCGCGATCGGGGTTTTGTCAGAGACCTTCGAGACCTCGATTACCTGGGAGCGATTCGGCGCGTTGCATGCGGGGGTCATGAGTGCAACCCGGGACGCCCTGCAACGCGTGTGCGGAGGCGGTTCTGTGAGCTGTCGCTTCACTCACGTGTATCCGGATGGACCGGCTCCGTACTTCACCATCATGGCACCCGCCAAGCGCGGCAGTGAGATCGAACAGTGGGCCGAGATCAAGCAAGCCGCGGCGGATGCGGTCATCGCATGGGGCGGAACCATTACCCATCACCATTCCGTGGGCCGGGATCACCGAGCCTGGTACGACAAGCAGAGACCAGATTCCTTTGCGCGCGTGCTGCGTGCTGCAAAAAGTGAACTCGATCCACACGCCATTTTGAATCCGGGTGTCCTCTTTGATCCGGCGAGGAGCAAACGATGAGTGACGCTTACGAAACTCTGCTGATCGAACGCGAAGACGACGGCCTGGTATGCCTGACCCTCAACCGCCCGGATTCGCTAAACGCGATGAATCCCCAACTCGTGGAGGACCTCAACCAGTTTATCGACTCGCTGTTTCACGACGAGCACGCGCGGGTCGTGCTGATCCGGGGCGCAGGCCGTGGCTTCTGCGCCGGCCTCGACCTGAAGGAAACCACGGCGAGTCCGGATCGGAAACCCACCATCAGCGGGGGATTGCGCGGGCAGCGACGCATCAGCGAGATCGTCATGAAGATGCGACGCGTACCGCAGGTCTTCGTGGCCTGCGTTCACGGCCCGGCCTGCGGTGGTGGCTTTGCGCTGGCGCTGGCTTCCGATGTGCGAATCGCGGGTGAGTCGGTGCGCATGAACGCCGCCTTCATTCGCATCGGGCTTTCCGCCTGCGATGTCGGTGTGAGTTATTTTCTGCCGCGTCTCGTCGGCGCTTCGCTCGCGTCAGAGCTTCTGCTCACGGGCAAATTCATCGACGCCGAGCGCGCGCTCGCAACCGGGCTGGTCTCCCAGGTCGTACCCGACGAGAAACTGGAAGCGGCGGGTCGTGCGACCGCGCAGGAGATTCTTGCGAATTCCCCGATTGGCGTGAGGCTGACGAAGGAATGCCTGAACCACAGCATCGATGCTGGCAGCCTCGATGCCGCGATCGCCATGGAGGACCGCAATCAGATCCTGGCGACTCGCAGCGAGGACTTTCGCGAGGGAATCAGCGCCTTCCTGGAGAAGCGTCCGCCCCGCTATCAGAATGACTGACGAGAATTCTCGAATGCTCTGAGGGTCTACTCGTCCCGCTTCACTGCCAGATACAGAGTGGTTGCCCCGCGCTGCACGAGCAGTACTGCGTGTTCGCGGGCGTCCTCGAGCGCTTCCTCGAGTCCGGCAGGTGTTCTGACTGGCTCGCGATTCGCTTCGATGATCACGTCACCTGGTCGAAGACCTGCGCGTCCGGATTCGGAGTTCGGGTCGACCTCGGTCACTGCGACGCCACCGTCGGATTCGTCGAGTCCCAATTCCTCGGCCACCTGGGGCGTGATCTTCTGGACTTCGAAACCCCACTTGGATGCTGGCGACTCCGCGGACGCGAGCTGAACTTCGTCGTTCTCCATCTTCTCGAGTACTGCGGTGAGCTTCGTGCGCTTGCCTTCTCTTTGAACCACCACGCCCACGGCCGAACCCGGTGGCGTTGACGCGACGATGCGCGGCAGGTCATTGAAATCCTTGATCTTCGAATCGTTGAACTCGATGATCACGTCACCGCGTTTCAGCTTGGCCTTTTCGGCGGGACTGTTCTCGAATACCTGGCCGACTAGCGCACCCTCGGGCTCTTCCAGACCGAAGGCCAGCGCCATGGGCTCGTCGACCCGCTGAATCTGTACTCCGAGCCAGCCGCGCGTCACGCTACCTGTTTCCCGCAGTTGGGGAAGCAGGCTCTTGGTCATGTTGATGGGAATCGCGAAGCCGATGCCCTGGCCGGCTGCGGCGATCGCCGTGTTGATGCCGACCACGCGCCCCTTCATGTCGATCAGCGGCCCCCCGGAGTTTCCGGGATTGATGCTCGCGTCGGTCTGTAGGAAATCGTCGTAGGGTCCGGCGATCTGGTGACCGCCAAAACTACTGCGACCCTTTGCCGACAGGATGCCGACGGTCACCGTGTGATCTAGACCAAAGGGATTGCCGATGGCCATGACCGAATCACCCACGCGCACCGTTTGGGAGTCGCCCAGTGCCGCCGCAGTGAGCTTCTTGGGCACATCGACCTTGATGAGCGCGATGTCCGTCTTGGGATCGAGACCGATGATCGTGGCGGTCGCTTCCTTGCCGTCCCTGAATGCGACGATCACTTTATCGGCGTTTTCAACGACGTGGTTGTTCGTCACGATGTAGCCATCTGGTGAGATCACGAAACCCGAACCCGACGAGATCGAGCGACGCGGACGGGGTTTCGGGTGCTCGCGTTTGCCCGGCTTGCGAAAGAACTCCTCGAGAAACTCTTCCGGGCCGCCGAGTTCACCGCCGTGGCTCTTGCGTTCGATCTTGATGTTGACGACCGATGGGGAGAGTTTCTCGGCCAGATCTGCGAGTGACTCCGGGCGCATCGAAGCACTGCTACCGTCTCCATCCTGCCAGAAATGCGCGCCCGTCTCGGCGTGCGCCCGGTTTTCGGTCAAGCGGATTTCGAGCCCGACCGGTTGGACCACGAACCAGACGGCCGCAGTGGCAAAAGTCACGACGGCCAGGATGGATATGCGCTGTATCATCGATTCATCTCCTACGAGAGTTCCAGGGTTACTGAACCGTCTCTCAAGCCCCGCTTGACGGTTAGCAATACTTGCGGTCGCCCGCGCAGCTTAGTCACTGCGCGTCGGAAGGCAACGCGATCTTCGATCCGATCGCGATTGATACCGAGAATCACGTCGCCGGGCCGCAATCCTGAATTGGCTGCCGGACTGCGCGGAATGACCCGTCTGATCACCAGTCCGCTCACATTGGCCGGAATCCCGTAGCGTCTTGCCAAGTCCTGGTTCAGTTCGGTGACCTCTACCCCGAGCAGGATTTCGGCCAGCTCCTCCGCGCGCTCCTCGGGAAAGGCGACGGCCTTGATCTTCAGGTTCAGCGTCTTGTCGCCACGCTCGATCTTGAGATTCGCACGATCTCCGGGCGTCAACCCGCTCAGGATTTCGAAGTAGTTGCGCATGGACATCAGCCGGGTGCCGTCGAATTCGAGCAGGATGTCACCGGCGCGTACGCCGATGCGATCTGCGGGTGACTGGTCGAAGACGTAGGAAACCAGAACTCCCGTACTGCCTTCGTGTTCGAGGGCGCCGCGCAGTGCCGGTGTCATTTCCTGAAGGCGCATTCCCAACCAGGTAGGGACGACTTCACCGTAGTAGATCAGATCGTCGACGATGCGCCGCGCGCGGTTGATCGGAATTGCGAAACCGATCCCTTCGGCTTCGCCGAGAATGGCCGTATTGATGCCGATCAACTCCCCATCGAGATTGAGAAGAGGACCACCGGAGTTGCCCGGATTGATACTCGCATCGGTCTGGAGAAAACCGTGGTACTCGCGCGAACCCGTTCGGATCGAACGGTTCTCTCCAGAAAGCACGCCGGTGGTCACGGTGTGATTCAGGCCGAACGCATTGCCGATGGCGATCACGGTTTCGCCGATCATGACGTCGTCCGAATCGCCGATCGTCGGGCTCGGCAATTGCTCGTCGGTGACCAGGCGAATGACGGCCAGGTCGCTCGAGGGATCGCTGCCGATGAGTTCTGCTTCGAATTCGCGATTGTCGCTGAGAGTGACACGGATATGCGCGGATCCTGCAAGAA
Encoded here:
- a CDS encoding FAD-binding oxidoreductase: MGNDPGTRRMKFWGWGWDDEGPDEATCGKLAVGLGKRFGRELTVEPYPKIDQIDLPVPRIARPKRLESILTDDPWERARHTYGRSYRDIVRGFRREFSSPPDWVAIPDDEDQLVSLLDWCADANLAAIPFGGGSSVVGGVECSVGDEYAGVISIDLAGLSEVIEIDRESRAARIQAGIYGPALEDALRPHGLTLRHFPQSFEFSTLGGWIATRSGGHYATRYTHIDDFVESMRVLTPSGWFESRRLPGSGAGPSPDRLQIGAEGTLGIITEAWMRLQDRPGFRANASVSFENFESAVSAVRALSQSGLEPANCRLLDANEAAASAGGSGSETLVILGFESADHALDAWIARAAELCRDHGGVVPQDAIRTRTDAAASREGKSGAWRNSFIRAPYARDAMVAIGVLSETFETSITWERFGALHAGVMSATRDALQRVCGGGSVSCRFTHVYPDGPAPYFTIMAPAKRGSEIEQWAEIKQAAADAVIAWGGTITHHHSVGRDHRAWYDKQRPDSFARVLRAAKSELDPHAILNPGVLFDPARSKR
- a CDS encoding enoyl-CoA hydratase/isomerase family protein, which translates into the protein MSDAYETLLIEREDDGLVCLTLNRPDSLNAMNPQLVEDLNQFIDSLFHDEHARVVLIRGAGRGFCAGLDLKETTASPDRKPTISGGLRGQRRISEIVMKMRRVPQVFVACVHGPACGGGFALALASDVRIAGESVRMNAAFIRIGLSACDVGVSYFLPRLVGASLASELLLTGKFIDAERALATGLVSQVVPDEKLEAAGRATAQEILANSPIGVRLTKECLNHSIDAGSLDAAIAMEDRNQILATRSEDFREGISAFLEKRPPRYQND
- a CDS encoding DegQ family serine endoprotease, coding for MIQRISILAVVTFATAAVWFVVQPVGLEIRLTENRAHAETGAHFWQDGDGSSASMRPESLADLAEKLSPSVVNIKIERKSHGGELGGPEEFLEEFFRKPGKREHPKPRPRRSISSGSGFVISPDGYIVTNNHVVENADKVIVAFRDGKEATATIIGLDPKTDIALIKVDVPKKLTAAALGDSQTVRVGDSVMAIGNPFGLDHTVTVGILSAKGRSSFGGHQIAGPYDDFLQTDASINPGNSGGPLIDMKGRVVGINTAIAAAGQGIGFAIPINMTKSLLPQLRETGSVTRGWLGVQIQRVDEPMALAFGLEEPEGALVGQVFENSPAEKAKLKRGDVIIEFNDSKIKDFNDLPRIVASTPPGSAVGVVVQREGKRTKLTAVLEKMENDEVQLASAESPASKWGFEVQKITPQVAEELGLDESDGGVAVTEVDPNSESGRAGLRPGDVIIEANREPVRTPAGLEEALEDAREHAVLLVQRGATTLYLAVKRDE
- a CDS encoding PDZ domain-containing protein; the encoded protein is MHIAGIRIAIILLAVLPPLALANRESRRTPIVRAVESAVPATVNITTTQPVSQLVNPFFRGDPLFERFFNRYLTRNSRPEQHLGTGVIIAPPYVLTNEHVLAGSAHIRVTLSDNREFEAELIGSDPSSDLAVIRLVTDEQLPSPTIGDSDDVMIGETVIAIGNAFGLNHTVTTGVLSGENRSIRTGSREYHGFLQTDASINPGNSGGPLLNLDGELIGINTAILGEAEGIGFAIPINRARRIVDDLIYYGEVVPTWLGMRLQEMTPALRGALEHEGSTGVLVSYVFDQSPADRIGVRAGDILLEFDGTRLMSMRNYFEILSGLTPGDRANLKIERGDKTLNLKIKAVAFPEERAEELAEILLGVEVTELNQDLARRYGIPANVSGLVIRRVIPRSPAANSGLRPGDVILGINRDRIEDRVAFRRAVTKLRGRPQVLLTVKRGLRDGSVTLELS